A genomic stretch from Psilocybe cubensis strain MGC-MH-2018 chromosome 1, whole genome shotgun sequence includes:
- a CDS encoding Proteasome activator complex subunit 4, with the protein MDDEDIMVPDSPDEAVNSVYDKQRASLQTYLDSLPYECETVEDMQARLEKIVEKIYICAKAKNWLVLSTWDGMLQCWLLMRYPMDTNTRANLVRLYYELCLVPGVEPRVLRGWADMLSRLLSNKPGMKRKLEATDLQLQWQPLWRVLQRELWPKSSLEEASRNLVNILLYVAEQCKRYYPSSEIPVMLETFLPMLTKETILTMVPVLTCFLPPTHSHLYMPSIFKIWEAFNSAIIDDRVLELCGDLAEEHVSGLCGDDNDGGAVWKDVGIWTEAEWNTLMGKGLGSMNVPVGAMRGSSNTSQHADLLDKSGSKIKKSISKINALARILIYSMRIDGDVRQATPTVEQSKMKEGKLPQQTGYIAGSKAMDSLDRMLTSIESFFHPSNTGAWSLSLTTLIQRLGAEFAKRWKEEEEESCKTPNMHRLTPAIRRAFVNSLKTPALLAMFSKDPVCMSYAQGSLRTLATLEPTIVMPELLERAYGGLEVVNETHRTTAMLSMLSGISRPLVNEHVWLGGQKHIVPLLELCIPGIDLNDPVKTVCATMFILSVVQHIKIGDLSQSGFSFSDDGPTDDMDVDDVDHLPEGTEPGDTPQLSRAEERSLVRDSTANFADWVVSLFRRVFALYENLPEEGGRKNTTGGKQEESVLKSIKSMMDVVCLQLSDQLFDLVLNLVYDYATTNAKSNAVRAFGQLIACLARVRPEKTMAKFLPHCISQIEEELKHGASSIRTTSTHAAVPSDTTLHWNMAILRGCLGYGGAALLAHRQQILDLLSLLVEKTKSERGYTGTGRLITRILSTLGSTYPLNARFVNTKEWEDSNFNKNHSVHWGRLYEPQDVVIEWHVPNDDEIAFVLEIIDRIGQPALKLVESLLETSGNWDNVARNDFCRYLHACRAIWGGLSTFVKEQPKVVVNSCIKTDIELPELLVAHLDVKAGFTLTDPSDSRFQKYVLSREKFGRTVLRGAATFRQTTNGEDHIDAVIGITRAIDTYLLTYGLSRSEFDSMQKNYAQARDLNRSWVRQKDNSRMVFIKRAHVYHSGRVYMHALYRRRSELDDQLLQELVELSLSQYTRIRRQAQAVLHNVTGYYVRSTRLILPTLFKALEKGNDPDRMKGSLYILWNKGIAAYALADQSFHKQYLMSLLECQHEEKPSIQKLVTSLSQDCVTHLNEEATHTDAYELDTPRLDDALRELERNFSSSFINHDLLNSALQKTQVRASKREILYIDTVSSILQLASRPTTHWRYLQSAARFLYGLLRRDAVPSPDLSKFFLSQTISPQPTIRAIAQRAIVKLLVFIKIRSFSHSKEALWLDEWTNPFSRKVPIGDPARFLESLQYPAQDNGFYLDKINTGFLTWTPTVKGYKVVNDKDGDLSWEASSLAALNAIKEGVRKEGYIEQLSILWGQESSKEGGSLDFRADNVLFFKYLAKIFGNDGLEDILAVVDPLLSDADKYKQRAGAEILAGILRGSKHWTASASNKLWTWTTSRLNRIVSQIKPETLSFWETIFQNQLMKRDPRRNQPLVDWIYALPLEFNGDSAFEMTKSLSLFGILVDSLGIYFNPKAGTFVKLLFDNANSSYAEIRQHVCQGLFVILTNQWQPWYPSTEAFLTACCEQKDPLKIRPEILRMSELNDSSDLQAYSSAVLYVLSAVTLPVEYIETILDNFVTAIKSSTSWRIRLNALPTLVVFFYRNLLSISQDGVAKVMDVLLDCLADENVEVRQTASKVFSGVVRCSQRQSIIPLKNRFVSLARKTVLPPRRDPSYAESLKILHSAILGICALIESLPYSVEPWMPSLTEVLAPHATDPPPISTTIRKCASEFKKDTWHKDQLLFDEDQLQSLSTMLVGTSYYA; encoded by the exons atggatgatgaagatatcATGGTCCCCGATTCGCCTGACGAGGCCGTAAATTCTGTCTACGATAAACAGCGCGCCTCTCTCCAAACATATCTCGACTCGTTACCATACGAATGTGAGACAGTCGAGGATATGCAAGCTCGTCTAGAAAAAATTGTGGAGAAGATTTATATATGTGCTAAAGCAAAGAATTGGCTAGTACTAAGCACTTGGGATGGAATGCTTCAATG CTGGCTTTTGATGCGCTACCCTATGGACACTAATACTCGAGCAAATCTTGTGCGCTTATACTACGAATTGTGTCTTGTGCCAGGGGTAGAACCTCGCGTTCTGCGTGGTTGGGCCGATATGCTGTCTCGTTTGCTTTCCAATAAACCTGGCATGAAACGTAAGCTTGAAGCCACAGATCTACAGCTTCAGTGGCAGCCTCTCTGGCGTGTTTTACAGAGGGAACTATGGCCGAAGTCAAGTCTTGAGGAAGCATC ACGAAACTTGGTCAATATCTTGCTTTACGTTGCTGAACAGTGTAAACGGTATTACCCATCTTCTGAGATTCCAGTTATgctggaaacatttttgccAATGTTAACTAAAGAA ACTATATTGACAATGGTCCCTGTATTGACATGCTTTTTACCTCCTACTCATTCACATCTCTACATGCCCTCGATCTTTAAGATTTGGGAGGCATTCAACTCAGCCATAATTGACGATCGAGTATTGGAATTATGTGGCGATTTAGCTGAAGAACATGTTTCAGGGCTTTGCGGTGATGATAACGACGGTGGTGCTGTGTGGAAAGATGTAGGCATTTGGACGGAGGCTGAATGGAACACGCTTATGGGCAAAGGCCTTGGCTCAATGA ACGTTCCGGTTGGTGCGATGAGG GGTTCCTCAAATACATCTCAACACGCAGATCTTTTGGACAAGAGTGGTTCCAAGATCAAGAAGTCCATAAGCAAGATCA ATGCCCTTGCAAGAATACTAATATATTCTATGAGAATTGATGGCGACGTTCGTCAAGCAACCCCAACTGTCGAACAGTCTAAGATGAAAGAGGGAAAGCTACCTCAGCAAACTGGATATATCGCTGGGTCAAAGGCAATGGATTCATTAGATCGCATGCTCACAAGCATCGAATCCTTTTTTCATCCTTCAAATACAGGGGCATGGTCACTTTCC TTGACAACATTGATCCAACGCTTGGGAGCAGAATTTGCCAAACGAtggaaggaagaggaagaagaatccTGCAAAACACCTAAT ATGCATCGCTTAACACCGGCGATTCGACGAGCCTTTGTCAATTCCCTCAAGACACCCGCCCTTCTGGCAATGTTCTCCAAGGACCCTGTCTGTATGAGTTATGCACAAGGCTCGCTTCGCACATTGGCAACCCTTGAGCCAACAATTGTGATGCCAGAGCTCCTAGAACGTGCATACGGCGGCTTAGAAGTCGTTAACGAAACGCATAGGACGACAGCCATGCTGAGTATGCTCTCAGGAATTTCACGCCCATTAGTAAATGAACACGTATGGCTTGGGGGTCAAAAACACATAGTCCCATTATTGGAACTCTGCATACCGGGCATTGATTTG AACGACCCTGTTAAGACCGTTTGTGCGACGATGTTTATCTTATCAGTTGTGCAACATATCAAAATCGGTGACCTCTCTCAGTCCGGTTTCTCGTTTTCTGACGACGGGCCTACGGATGACATGGACGTAGATGATGTCGACCATCTGCCTGAAGGTACCGAGCCAGGAGACACTCCTCAATTGAGTAGAGCCGAAGAGCGATCGCTCGTTCGTGATAGCACGGCCAACTTTGCGG ACTGGGTTGTATCACTCTTTCGTCGAGTGTTTGCGCTCTATGAGAATCTGCCAGAGGAAGGAGGCAGAAAGAATACCACTGGGGGCAAACAAGAAGAGAGTGTACTCAAATCTATCAAGAGCATGATGGACGTCGTTTGCTTGCAGCTTTCTGACCAGTTATTTGACCTAGTGTTAAATCTCGTTTATGATTATGCGACAACAAATGCCAAATCTAATGCTGTTCGTGCTTTCGGTCAACTCATCGCCTGCCTTGCCCGTGTTCGCCCAGAAAAAACGATGGCCAAGTTCCTTCCTCATTGCATTTCTCAGATAGAGGAGGAGTTGAAGCACGGTGCATCCAGCATTCGAACTACCTCTACTCATGCGGCAGTGCCCTCTGATACCACTTTACACTGGA ACATGGCTATACTCCGTGGATGTCTGGGATATGGCGGGGCTGCT CTTCTGGCCCATAGGCAACAGATACTTGATTTACTCTCCCTTTTGGTGGAGAAGACTAAAAGTGAACGCGGATACACCGGTACTGGTCGGCTAATTACACGCATACTGAGCACGCTAGGCAGCACCTACCCCCTAAATGCGCGTTTTGTCAATACAAAGGAATGGGAGGATTCTA ATTTCAACAAGAACCACTCTGTTCACTGGGGAAGACTATACGAGCCGCAAGATGTAGTCATTGAATGGCATG TCCCCAATGACGATGAAATTGCATTTGTGCTAGAGATCATTGATCGTATAGGCCAACCAGCATTAAAACTGGTAGAGTCATTATTAGAGACCAGTGGCAACTGGGACAACGTCGCTCGCAACGATTTCTGTCG TTATCTTCATGCCTGCCGAGCTATCTGGGGCGGTTTGTCTACCTTCGTGAAAGAGCAACCCAAAGTTGTCGTGAACTCTTGCATCAAGACAGATATAGAGCTTCCAGAACTACTGGTGGCACACCTGGACGTCAAAGCTGGATTTACCCTGACCGATCCTAGCGATTCACGATTCCAAAAGTATGTTTTATCGAGAGAGAAGTTTGGTCGGACGGTTCTCCGTGGTGCTGCCACTTTCAGACAGACAACAAACGGCGAGGATCATATTGACGCTGTAATTGGGATCACCAGAGCCATTGATACATACCTTCTGACTTACGGCTTGAGCCGAAGCGAGTTTGATTCAATGCAAAAGAATTATGCTCAGGCTCGAGA CTTGAATCGCTCATGGGTAAGACAGAAGGACAACTCGCGTATGGTGTTCATCAAGCGTGCCCATGTTTATCACAGCGGGCGAGTCTATATGCACGCCCTATATCGACGTCGATCTGAGTTGGATGATCAACTTCTTCAAGAACTTGTGGAATTATCACTTTCTCAGTACACGCGGATTCGAAG GCAAGCTCAAGCAGTACTTCATAATGTCACTGGA TATTATGTTCGTTCCACGCGACTGATCCTTCCAACGCTCTTCAAGGCTCTTGAGAAAGGGAATGATCCAGATCGAATGAAAGGCTCTCTCTACATTTTGTGGAATAAAGGCATAG CTGCATATGCATTGGCTG ATCAAAGCTTCCACAAGCAATATCTTATGTCACTTCTGGAATGTCAACACGAAGAAAAG CCGTCCATTCAGAAGCTAGTGACCAGCCTCTCTCAAGACTGCGTAACTCACCTAAACGAAGAGGCCACTCATACCGACGCATATGAGTTGGATACCCCCCGTCTAGACGACGCTTTAAGAGAGCTCGAAAGAAACTTTTCTTCATCGTTTATCAACCATGACCTCTTGAACTCCGCGCTCCAAAAGACACAAGTACGAGCATCGAAGCGCGAAATTTTGTACATCGACACG GTTTCATCCATACTTCAACTAGCATCGAGGCCAACAACTCAT TGGCGTTACCTTCAATCTGCGGCTCGTTTCTTGTATGGCCTGTTGCGAAGGGACGCAGTGCCATCACCAGATCTTTCAAAGTTCTTCTTGAGCCAAACAATCAGTCCGCAGCCAACCATTCGTGCCATTGCTCAAAG AGCCATTGTCAAGCTCCTTGTATTCATCAAAATAAGAAGCTTTTCCCATTCAAAGGAAGCACTTTGGCTAGATGAATGGACAAACCCTTTCTCTAGGAAGGTTCCAATTGGCGACCCTGCTCGATTTTTAGAGAGCCTCCAGTATCCCGCTCAAGATAATGG CTTCTATCTTGATAAGATCAATACTGGATTTTTGACGTGGACGCCCACCGTCAAAGGGTACAAAGTTGTTAACGATAAGGATGGTGATTTGTCATGGGAAGCTAGCTCATTAGCTGCTCTTAATGCAATAAAGGAAGGTGTCAGGAAAGAAGGGTATATTGAGCAACTCTCCATTTTATGGGGCCAAGAATCTAGCAAGGAAGGAGGCTCTTTGGATTTCCGCGCAGATAATgtccttttcttcaaatatCTAG CCAAAATCTTCGGCAATGATGGACTGGAAGATATTCTGGCGGTCGTTGACCCTCTTCTGTCTGACGCTGATAAATATAAGCAACGTGCCGGTGCTGAAATTCTAGCAGGTATCTTACGTG GATCTAAACATTGGACGGCATCAGCATCGAATAAACTATGGACCTGGACGACCAGCAGGCTTAATCGGATTGTTTCACAGATCAAACCGGAGACGCTATCATTTTGGGAAACTATCTTCCAG AATCAACTGATGAAACGCGATCCTCGAAGGAACCAACCTTTAGTTGATTGGATTTACGCTCTTCCTCTGGAATTCAACGGAGATTCAGCATTTGAAA TGACAAAATCCTTGAGTCTGTTCGGCATTCTTGTTGATAGCCTTGGTATCTATTTCAATCCCAAAGCCGGCACATTTGTTAAGTTACTCTTCGACAATGCCAACTCCAGTTACGCGGAA ATACGACAACATGTTTGTCAGGGTCTTTTTGTGATTCTCACCAATCAATGGCAACCGTGGTATCCCAGTACAGAAGCGTTCTTGACTGCATGCTGCGAACAGAAGGACCCATTGAAAATCCG GCCTGAGATACTTCGCATGTCAGAGCTGAACGACAGTTCCGATCTTCAAGCCTACAGCTCAGCTGTCCTTTACGTCCTCTCTGCGGTAACTCTACCTGTGGAATACATTGAGACAATTCTTGATAATTTTGTAACTGCCATTAAATCGTCAACG TCCTGGAGAATTCGCTTGAACGCTTTGCCTACTTTGGTTGTATTTTTCTACCGGAATCTTCTATCGATATCGCAAGATGGCGTTGCGAAAGTTATGGATGTTCTTCTTGATTGTTTGGCCGATGAGAACGTCGAAGTAAGACAAACGGCCTCTAAAGTGTTCTCAGGAGTGGTCAGATGCTCGCAGAGACAGAGCATTATTCCTCTCAAG AATCGATTTGTATCACTGGCACGCAAAACTGTTCTTCCTCCGCGGCGGGATCCTAGTTATGCAGAATCACTCAAGATTCTTCATTCCGCAATCCTAGGGATTTGTGCTTTGATTGAAAGTTTGCCGTATTCTGTAGAACCCTGGATGCCATCACTGACCGAAG TTTTGGCGCCTCATGCCACCGATCCTCCACCTATTTCGACAACCATTCGAAAGTGCGCGTCCGAATTCAAAAAG GACACTTGGCATAAAGACCAGCTTTTGTTTGATGAGGACCAATTGCAAAGTCTGTCCACGATGCTAGTAGGAACATCTTATT ATGCTTGA